CCGCGAGACCTTTTCCCAGGTCCTCCACATCGCGAGGCTCACCGCCTCCCGGATCGGCCTGGACGAGCACGACGTCACGGAGCGCGATGTCGTCCTCAACACCGACTACAACGCCGGCGTCTACGGCGTCCCGGACGAGGCTACCGTCGACGCTATCAAGTTTGGCGCCCGGACCGAGGCCTTCATCACCGACCCCGTCTACGAGGGCAAGAGCCTCGCCGGCATGATGGGGCTGATTCGATCGGGCGAGATTTCTGCCGGGAATGTGCTGTATGCCCATCTGGGCGGGCAGTTGGCCCTGAATGCGTACTCGGAACTTGGGCTGTGAGAAACACCACCGTGGTTCATGGCTTCTGAGTTTGGCGGGGAAACGATGGGGccatgttcttttttttccacTAGGACAAGGGCGATAGACGCAATCTagttttcttcttggcaATTCGTACTCTGGAAACAAACAGGTGCATGCATCGCCTTTTGGCTGTCAATGTCGGGAATGGCTCGCTTCGTCGTACAGATCCGCGACGCCCATCGGCAAGACGTTCCGTGTGTACGAGAAAGCTGAGTGACGGCCACCCAATCAGGGCTTCTACTGGCATTCAGCTCATGCGGTGGTGTTGTGTTTGCCGTACACCGTTCTCGGATCATGCGTGGCATGGTTGCACGTAGTCTCGTGTCCAATGATGCGGTGCCGCATGAAGAATGCAGTCAATAGGTCCGTGAATGCTGCCAGAAAGAATAAATACCCTCTCGGGCGACCACGGTCCAGCCGTCAAATCGTATCATGCGCTACATAAGTAGTCCTTGCCGAACGACACAAAAACATCATAAACTTGCGTTTTATTTGACCATCTAGCAGCAACAAACGGACGCAGATCAATATGAACCGCCTTGTGAGACTTGTTCTTGTGGCCGCAGTGTCTGTTTCTGCTGTGCCCCAACCGGCCGATTGTAACAATGATTGTATTCCTGTTCCACCGCCTTGCGCCAGTGGCTGGGTACGCTACGTTATTTTCCCTTGATAATCTTGTTGTTTAAAGAGGTGCTGATGATCTTGATGGTGTAGCATGTTGTTGGCCAAGTAGGTGACCACTGCCTTTCATCCTACTGTTCGAGTCGTTTGTCGCTAACTCTATAATCTGCAGTCTCCGTGCTTTAGATGCTGCCCAGACGTCGAATAGGCTCAAGTGCTATTTCTGTGGCGAAAaggcttcaaatgttgggGTGCATGGATGGTGAGCCtctcgagtctggtgcgtcAGTCCTCCAGGACCGGTGATAGCAAAGTCAATGCAATATAGTTCCCATGGAAATCCGGGTAGTTCCGCATCATTTCCGTAATCTTTCAACGCCGTATGATGGTGAATCTCTTTTCTGCCCCGTTTTTTGCCATGACTACTGCGTCTTCTTGCACCGACGACCCGCGACAAGGGGCAAGGCGCCCGATTTCAGCATGGCAAGATACGCAACTAGTGCGATTGGTTTAAATTCTAGGCCAAAAGGTCCCGGCTACCCCATTTCCAATGATGTCAGGTGTCGTGTTAGGCCATCATGAATGCGGAGGCTGAGTGTCTgcgcatgtacggagcaagCTGTCATGCATCAAGTCCCCATGCTATGAAGATGGCAATACCTCCTTCGGACGAGACATGTTAGTTTCAACTGCATAGACTCTCAGTGGCTACATGATATACTTGATGATTCAGTGTTGATGAGTTGTCTCCCTGCGTAACGACTTGACGTATGGCAATACATGGTTAGTTTAAAAAGCACCTAGAGCCACAGCAAAGAAGCCGCCCCCTTTTTTGACTTCAAATTGCAATCAACCTTCTTTTAACGCCAACTCTAGTCTCTACAGCCATGACCTCACTAGAAGCCGTACCGCCTCGCAAGTACAGATGCTAACATGAGCCTAGTTTCCGATGCGGGCAGCTCACAATCTTCCCGTGGCGTCGCAACACCCACTTCGGCACGAGACCCGAAGCCATGGAACCTGGATGGCGGCAGATCAGGCACGCAGCTGCAGAGCCTGAGCAGTTTGAGGCGTATTTTGTTCATTTGCCCCCCTGTAAGCGTGTGATTTGACCAGTGTCGTGCCTGGATTACGTTGCTATTCGTCGAGTTGCCCCAAAAACAAGCGTGTAATAGAAAGTCGACGGGCCATCTTTGCTATATGGCATGGCGAATATAGCAGGCCACTAACTGATACTAGTACTACGACTAGGAGGCTGGGACGACATGGCGCCATCAAGAAGATGTGATCAAGGTGACTGCAAAGTATATAGATTTCAGTTTTTGCCGCCTCGAGCCAAAAGCTATTTTCCCAACTCATCttgccttggccatcttCCAGCCGAGTGGCCCCCCGGAATTTACTGCAAAATACTCGTCTGCCAGACATATTAAGCAATGCGTGTAAGTAGTTTCGTTGGCATAGCAGCAAACCTCTTGTTCGCTGTGCCATCAGGGGCTCGCATCAGCCGGATTCACCTGAACGGCCTACCACCTCCTCCACCCAACGATGGCAGCTTGACCAAGAGATCCTATGGCCCAACCCACGAAGGCGTTTTCCAGCAGCTCATAGACCACAACAAACCCGAGCTCGGCAGATTCTCCCAACGCTATTGGTACAACGCGGATGACTGGGCCGGGCCCGGGTCCCCGATTATACTCAACGCGCCTGCTGAGCACGAGGCCAATGCCTTCCATGCGACCAAAAATTCCCTCGTCGGGAGATTTGCTCAAACCAATGGCGGTGCCGCCATTGTGCTCGAGCACCGATACTGGGGCAAGAGTTCTCCCTTCAACAACCTAACCATCACCAACCTCCAGTACCTCAACCTCGACAACGCCATCCAAGACCTAATCTACTTTGCCCACAACGTCGAGCTGCCATTCGACCTCGGGGGGACCTCAAAGCCAACCAAGGCACCGTGGGTTCTAACCGGCTGCTCGTACTCTGGCGCCCTCGCGGCATGGACGCACCACCTGGCCCCGGGCACCTTCTGGGCATATCACTGCTCAAGCGCCGTCGTCGAAGCGATTACCAACTTTTGGAAATATAACCAGCCCATCAAGGAGGCCATGCCCAAAAATTGCAGCACGGATATGCAAGGGGTCATGAAACACATTGACGGCATCCTATCTGACGGCACAAAGGACGAAAAACATGCCCTGAAGAAGAAATTCGGCCTGGAATCACTCACTCATGACGACGATTTCGGCGCGGCCCTCGCAGGTGGTCTGCAAGAATGGCAAAGGACCGTGTTCTTCAAGACGAAGAAACCAAACGCCCTGTACCAGATGTGCAACTACCTCGAGGTACTATCCCACGCTACACTGGTCCATATTCGAGCATACCTGAACATCATCTAACGTGGTACAAAACAGAACGTCTTCCCACGGAAAAGCAGTCGCATAATTAGCGACCGACCTGCTGTTCCAGGGCCAGAGGGTGTCGGTACTTCCAAAgccctcgacggcttcgCCAAGTGGTCCAAAGAAGTCTATCTACCAAGAGGTGAGTCACCCGCGCTCACAACAACAGAACTCCCAGACACTGACAAGAGCACCCAGCATGCGCGGAATTCGGCTACTGGGCAGACAACAACACCGCAGCGTGCATGGACATGAACAACAAGGACAACCCCATGTACACGGATCTCTCTGTCAACAACACGGCCAACAGACAGTGGTACTGGCTACTATGCAACGAGCCGTAAGTCCGAACCCGCGCAGacatccaaaaaaaaagaaggtTAACATCCAGCTAAATCAACCTCGCAGGTTCGAGTGGTGGCAGGTCTCCGGGCCAGACGACATCACCGGCCTCGCATCCAAGCACGTGGGCCTCGACTACGCCCGCATGCAGTGCCGCAACATGTTCCCGCGGGAGGGCAACCGCACGTACGGCCTCGCGCTCGGCCGGAGCGCGCGCGAGACCAACCGCAGGACCGGGGGCTGGGGCCGCGTCAAGACGACGCGGCTGATGTGGGTGAACGGCGAGCTGGACCCGTGGCGGGCGGCGACGGTGTCGGCGGACGAGAGGCCCGGCGGGCCGCTCACGTTCACGCCCGAGGCGCCCGTCTGGGTGCTCCCCGGGGGCGTGCACTGCAGCGACATGCTGATCAGGAATGCGGCGGCGAACCCGGCGCTGCGCAGGGTCGTGGAGGACATCTTGGGGACCATGAAGAGGTGGGTGGATGAGTATTACAAGTGAAGAAGGGCCGGGGGGGTCGATGTGAAATTAGAGAATGTTGGTGGGCCTTGGCTAAAGAGCATCAGTGGTTTGACGCATGATTCTGATGGATATTAATGTCTGGGCGTGCGTCTTCTTCCCGTGTGGATTGGTGTCTGGCTGTGTTTGAGCTTTGGCCGATTGATCATGGAGTATCGGGATCTGAGAGTGGCCATGGACGTTCTCACTACAATGCTAATCAAAGGCGCAAGTGCTGCGTATCAATATCTTGCTACATATGTCCTTACTAAATGTACTGTAACTGCACCGACATTAGATACCTTGGCGGCCTCTCCATAAGCTAAAGTGATAGACCAACATGGACACTACCCAGGAGAATAAACTCAAGGATAAAGGGGCAAGCGGCAAAGGGAAAGAGGCGACCGTCGTGAGAGGATCTACATGAGCGGAAGTGCATTTAGACGCGGTATTTTGATCATCATTCGCAACACCATTTCTTTGCTTGACCAAGAAACCATCGACCGAGACCGCTCTCCGTCCAGAATCGTCGACGGTTCAAATAGATATGCCTCGTTCGCAGCGTCGGTAGAGCGCATTCCATCGTCAGCTTTATGCTATTTCATATCCATTCCTCGACTCCCAGTCATTGTCGTCAATGGTCATAAATATACATGTATCTCAGCCCAAGAAAGCCATCCTTCTCGTCCTCCCGGTATGCTATGCACCACACACGGCAGCAAACTCGCAGTATTTCAATCGAAAGCCAGCTTCCACAACCCATCACCCAAGAAATGCGCGTCTTCAACGACCGGCCCCTTacccttggccttgacctcgTCGGTCCCGCAGACCAGCATGCCCACGGCACACGCCTCCTGCTTGccctcggccatgatgacgacgggctCGCCCTTGTGCAGCTCCCTGCTCCAGCggccgtcggcgtcgacgccctGGTCCATCTCCCTGCCGTCCTCGAGGCGCGCGGCGGCCCCCTCGACCGGCAGCCTGCCCCCCTTGGACGTCAGGCCGGGGGCCATGAGCGTCGCGCCCATGAGCACGAAGCGGATGGCGCCGCGGTCGATGCGGATCGTCGGGAAGCTCTGCGGGAAGCGGTGCACGAGCCTGAGGTgcggcatgatggcggccGCGCCGTCCTGCTGGTAGAAGAGCGGCTCCGCGTCCAGCACGTACAGCGTGTTGCGGTCGGGCAGCTTCATGCTCGCCAGCGACGCCTTCTTGGGCAGGATCTCGTCAATGTGCGGCGTCAGCAGGGGGTACGTCGTGAGCAGCGACTGGCGGAGGGACCGCTGCACCGACGACTTGAGCTTCTGCTTGGGCGAGGGGGCGATGCTGCGCTTGTCAGTTTGGTGGAAGGGCCTTGCGTCTGGCTACTGGCGGGCTCGACGTACTCCTTTTTGAACATCTTGGGGGCGGGTTGTTTCTAGAACTTGGTGTTGAGCTTGGTGTATGGATGGCGGGGTGGGAGACTCTTGAGGTCGATGCGAGGCAAAAAGTTGGTGCCCCCGCTGGGCTTGTGATGGCGGGGTAAAGACGCGACATGCAATACGGGGGGGCAACGGGAGGTTGCTTCTGGCGAGCATCTACTTGGAGTCATATGGATTGAATGAGGGCAGCTGAATGGATGGATCTGGTGTTGAAGCAAAATGTGTTTATTAAAAGACTCTACTTTGTTGGAGTGCAGGCGTAAAATACACACGTCTCCAAGCGCTTGTTGGACGTCCCGGGACCCGGGGTCATCAAACTTGGCCAGGGACAGGCATCTTCGAGGGACTACCCGTGGGTGACGTGGGAAACGGTACCCTTATCGTCCAGGTGGACGTTGAGCCGGTTCTCTTTAAAGTCCATGGTGACGGCCTGGCCGGGCCCAATGACGCGGTGCTCCTGCGGGAGGTCTTTCTTGCAGAAGAGCTGCGACGGTAAGCACGTGGACATACGAAGTAGGGAGCGAGTGTTGTTCCTTTCGGCTGGCTTACCGTCTCTGTGTGCTCCGTGTCGGATAGTTTCTTGCCGACGAGCTTGTTTTGCCATTCTTCAGTCTTATTGCCGGGCTGGCTGGTGATTCCGGGCACAATAAGCGGCATGGCGATGATGGGTCTCGGGATGGATACTCGGGGGTTGATTGGGGGGAATGGACTGGGAAAATCGCCAGAACGGGTAGTCAAGACGATAAAGGTTTGCGAGCTTGAAGAACGGAGCACCAGGGAGAATTACTTATATAGTCGTTCAAGGTTAATGCTGGACATGAAATTGGCACCTCGACCTGCTTTGTAGGGTAAGTCGAGCGGACGCGATGACGAAGTGGTGTCGTGGGCGATGACGTCGTTGGCTAACGACGGTGCGCCCATCGATGGCCTTCGAAAGACCCGCACGGTGCCGCAGACCAGACCAcctttctccttcttctttgttcACGCAACTGCGCTTTTTCGTGCACAGCCTTTGGGTACCGAGTCCATGCCACAGAGCCGGGTTTCCTAATGGAATGCAACGGCAAAACTGTGGTGAGAAAAAGGACAGGATTCAACACACAACTGGCAAGAGTTTGCATAGCCGGCAAAGTTGTAACGCATCAATGATTTTACCTTGGCCGCGGATGCCGCCCGAGTGATGGCTcaacggcgtcgacgagtGGCCATGCGCTGCCGCCCCCTTACTCTAGGTGTGACAAAGGGGGACGGATGGCTCCGGACCCCAGATTCTGCAGCCCTCCCCCCTAGTGGCGAAGACTCGTCCTGTCCTTGA
The Metarhizium brunneum chromosome 7, complete sequence genome window above contains:
- the TMA20 gene encoding Translation machinery-associated protein 20; translation: MFKKDIAPSPKQKLKSSVQRSLRQSLLTTYPLLTPHIDEILPKKASLASMKLPDRNTLYVLDAEPLFYQQDGAAAIMPHLRLVHRFPQSFPTIRIDRGAIRFVLMGATLMAPGLTSKGGRLPVEGAAARLEDGREMDQGVDADGRWSRELHKGEPVVIMAEGKQEACAVGMLVCGTDEVKAKGKGPVVEDAHFLGDGLWKLAFD